GACTCTGTTGACCTGAAACGAGAAGACAAAAATGTGTCAGCGCATCtaagtgataaataaaatcgaaaaataaaataatcaaccACAACATGATCCTACATGGCTTATATCCATGACCCACAAATCAAACATGTTGCATCATTTAACTCTTTACACATTCATGGCACATGGCAAAGCTCTGCCATTTAGTGTTGATAAATCCCTATGCTAGTCTAGAAAATAAGCTACTCTAAGCTCATAAAAGGTGGTTCTGTGTCGACAGCTCAGTCCTGTAGATAGTCAAAAGTGTTGCAGTCTAAACAGCACAGGCGTCAAATGTCAAACCAAGTGGAGGCACACTGATGCTCCACAGCAGGCCAGCAGTTCTGACAAATACCCAGACCTGAAAAAGAAGCCGATTGAATGCCCAGTCGCTGTTTAGACTGTCTTGTGTTAATAGGTGTACACTGAAACTACGTTCGTATACCCATTTTCTTGTAATATTCCTCCCAGGCCTCGGAGTAATCTGCCTGTccactctgacctgcagcctgTGGGTCACCTGTTAAAAAAAACGGTAACTTGTAATTAGTGAATCATTCTCTCAGTTTGTCCACCTGTCTGGGTCGGGTCTGTCAGCTTAGGGATGGTGGAACTATCCTGTCCCTGGGGTACTACAAAAAAGATAGTTAGATAATTTAAAAGCTGGAACCAAAACTTGTTTCCTTTTAGTGATACCAGAAGACATGAGCACAGAAAACTACTAAAGTAAGCTACACTGCTCTACTCTCGTCTCAACCGTTTGTGCTTCTAACAGAAGCAAAGACACTGCTAATTGAGAAACTTCAGTCACCTTGGCCGTTGGTTTGAGTCGTGCCAGGAGCTCCACTTGTCGGGGTCATGGGAGCCTGCGGCTGCTGGCTGTACTGAGCGTAGTAGGCTGCCCACGCTGCTGCGTTGGCATCGGCTGCTGCTTTATctgaacaaagaaaacacattgttaCCAAACAAAGGCCAAGATAAACACTCTAAACATACAGTCACAGCTCTCCATTACATAATCTGATATGGATCTGAGTTACTGACTTCTAACTTATCGACCAAGGAGGGTAATCACGAATGGCTTTTTAATTTCAGTCATGTCAACTAATGGCAGGTACTCACTTGGATCAGGTTGTCCTTGTTGCCAGTGTGGGTAGCCATTGCCCCATCCCTGAGGCTGGTACGGCGCTGGTGGACCActgatgaaagaaaaaaaataaccatTTACTTTCCACGCCTTCACCTGTGTGTCTACATATTCATGTACAGAGCTTGAGGTAAAAACAAAAGGCCACTATACTTACTGGGGTCCTGGAGGCCCCTGGTTGTATGGTCCGGGGTTGTATGGACCCATGGGAGCCCCAGGAGGtccagggggtccaggaggacCATGTGGGCCTGGACCTCCGTGTGGACCGTGTGGGCCACCCATTGGAGTGACTGGTCCCTGAAAACAAAGAACACATCCCGGTCAGTAAACAAGCTCTTAAAAAGACAAATGTCTCCAAAGGGGCTTTTAATCAAGCTCTTAGCATCTCACCCCAATTTTCTCTTCCACCAGCTGCCTGGCGTAGTCGATCTGCTGAGGGGAGCCCCGAACTGTGAACATTTTGATGTTGGGATCAGCGTTGGGTGGAGGATTCCTTTGCAGCTCGATCCTGGCTCCGGACTGCTGGCTGATGCCCTTGATTGTCTCCCCACCTGAAGAGTTAAGAAACATTAAGCACAACAACCAAATACTTTACCTCTAGTGACCCTGGAATAATGTTAACATGTAGCCCAATTCAAAAATATGTGCAGGTTAATAGACATCTGTAATGTTGAGATATATTTAAGCTAATATAATTAGTTACCAAATAAGTATTGGGCATGTATTTGGGTTTAAATGTAGTGAAGCAAATGGTCCTTCCACAGGACAAATCCTAAAACAGCCAGTTGTTTCAGTCCCGTGAACTTCAAAATAAGATTAACATTCTTTGATAGACACTGGAAAGACAAAAAGGGTGAATACCCCACATTTTCTGTTCTGCTACACAAGTTTTGTCTGTCTCCTTCTGTCTCGTTTggtttgtttaaaatgtttctcCTTTTACCAATATTTTGTGTAGAGTGATAAGTCTGTTGTAATATGATAGATATGAACTTAATACTTTAAGGGGCCACTTACCTTTTCCAATGATGAGGCCAGTCTTCATGGTTGGGACAGTGAAGGTGAACTCCTGCAGTCCACCAGGGGGACCCATGTTCCAGTTCCCCTGCCCGCGACCACGACCTCTGCCACCACCACCATGCCCTGGAGGCCCGCCGGCCTGGACACTCCTCAGCAGATCGGATATAATTTCTGCTGCATGCTGAGCCTGGTCAGGGGGACCCATAATCTGTGCTATCCTGTCCGGCGTGCTGCCATCATCTAGAAGGAGAAAATAGGGTGATTAGAGGCCATCGAGGCATAATCAATGTTGCTGGTAGTAAACGTTAAGATCTACCATCAAACCAACGTCTTGTGTTTAGGTCTCAGAtaagtttagggttagggttatacaTCAGTTTCTCAGCGTGGTGCATGAGTTTTCATCACGGACCATACACATTTTAACAAGTGTCTAAATGACTTTGCTTTTGGCATATGGTTGTTTCTCAGTTCTTCTCATAAATGAGCAAGCAGTCTCAATCACTTACCTGGTTTAAACTGAATCCTGACACCTGTGTCATTCTGTATTTTCTTGATCATCTCTCCATTTCTGCCAATAACAATTCCCACTGCAAACCGGGGGACGGGAACCTAAACGTCGACAAGATAAAACTAAAGTTAAGAAACAGATTTAACACCCTCATCTGATTAAAGTCTGATTAGTACAAATACTCACATCCAAGCTGTCTCCTCCgccaccaccacctcctccgcctcctccaaCTCGTGAACCATACTCGCCCCTCTGCTCCCTGAAGCCTTGATCTCTGATCAGCTCCATCACCATCTCTTTGGCTTGCTGAAGATAAAAATACATCTCATTACAGCACTAGACTGCTCTCCATGGAAACAAATAAGGCACGTAAATGACATTCAGTGTCTGGACAGGGATTTACTAAAAGGGATGAAAGctcattcatatttatttatgtattttttacatacatacatacacacacacacacacacagagtgaggaaaataagtatttgaacaccctgctattttgcaagttctcccacttagaaatcatggaggggtctgaaattgtcatcgtaggtgcatgtccactgtcccagaaatcacaatgtatgattttttaactatttatttgtatgatacagctgcaaataagtatttgaacacctgagaaaatcaatgttaatatttggtacagtagcctttgtttgcaattacagaggtcaaacgtttcctgtagtttttcaccaggtttgcacacactgcaggagggattttggcccactcctccacacagatattctctagatcagtcaggtttctgggctgtcgctgagaaacacggagtttgagctccctcaaaagattctctattgggtttaggtctggagactggctaggccacgccagaaccttgatatgcttcttacagagccactccttggttatcctggctgtgtgcttcgggtcattgtcatgttggaagacccagcctcgacccatcttcaatgctctaactgagggaaggaggttgttccccaaactctcgcaatacatggccccggtcatcctctccttaatacagtgcagtcgccctgtcccatgtgcagaaaaacacctccaaagcatgatgctaccacccccatgcttcacagtagggatggtgttcttgggatggtactcatcattcttcttcctccaaacacggttagtggaattatgaccaaaaagttctattttggtctcatctgaccacatgactttctcccatgactcctcgggatcatccaaatggtcattggcgaacttaagacgggccttgacatgtgctggtttgagcaggggaaccttccgtgccatgcatgatttcaaaccatgacgtcttagtgtattaccaacagtaaccttggaaacggtggtcccagctcttttcaggtcattgaccagctcctcccgtgtagttctgggctgatttctcacctttcttaggatcattgagaccccacgaggtgagatcttgcatggagccccagtccgagggagattgacagtcatgtttagcttcttccattttctaatgattgctccaacagtggaccttttttcaccaagctgcttggcaatttccccgtagccctttccagccttgtggaggtgtacaattttgtctctagtgtttttggacagctctttggtcttggccatgttagtagttggattcttactgattgtatggggtggacaggtgtctttatgcagctaaagacacctgaaaaaggtgcatctaatttaggataataaatggagtggaggtggacattttaaaaaggcagactaacaggtctttgagggtcagaattctagctgatagacaggtgttcaaatacttatttgcagctgtatcatacaaatatagttaaaaaaatcatatattgtgatttcgggattttttttagattatgtctctcacagtggacatgcacctacgatgacaatttcagacccctccatgatttgacatgagtgggagaacttgcaaaatagcagggtgttcaaatacttattttcctcactgtatgtatgtatgtatgtatgtatgtatgtatgtatgtatgtatgtatgtatatatatataaatttttTCTTATGTTAGAAGTGCAATGCTCACACAGACAAGGACCCACCTGAACTTTAAAGGGTTCTCCTGAAATGCGGAGTGGCTTGTCTGCACCTGTGTTTTGGGGTCCGTCTTGGATCATGACCATCTTCACTCCCGCTCTTTCCTGCAGGTTAAGAGAAAAATCAGAGTGTGCCAAATGTGTGCCCTGCTTGAATGACAGTCTAAAACTCTGACTTGACACTGACCTGAAGACTTTTGATAGTTTCTCCTCCCTTCCCAATGACGAGTCCGGCTTTAGAGGCAGGGACCATAATCTCCTGGACCGTCATTCCCGGGCCGTCGTTGTGGTTGAATGCGGGAGCTGGGCGCCCCTTCTCAACTATCTCTGTTAGTAGCCTCTTTGCAGCCCTTAGGAGAAAAATTACCGTGATACAGTTTGAAATCCGTAACAAGCGTCCAACAAAAAAATTTGATAAAAGCTAACAATTTTCAGGGACCATTAAATTAACAAATAGATATAATTAACTTACTGGATGGATTCTGGTCCTCCTGTTAATGTCACCGACCGATCTGGCATTCCTCCACTGTCTACAACACAAGAGACGCAATAACATCACAACAATTACCAAACCTATACGTTCTTAGTATTACTAAGGTCCACAATATCAGCAAGATATCTAAACATACCAGGCGCAATCTGTATCTTACATCCAGACTCTTGCTGCAGACGTGAGATTTGTTCACCTCCTCTTCCAATAACTTGAAGGGGGAAAGAAAGTGTGTTAGATCAAAATATTCAATATCACCAACAACAAAACAGAACTGATGCTTTTGCGGTTTATTGTTGAACAAAAACTTACTGAATCCAACCATTCCATCTGGAACCTTGAATTCCTCTGATATTGACCTGAGAATAACAACCACAAGTCAATGCAAGCTTTTTAATAAATTGTCAAATGTGgaaatgtgaaaaatatttGAATCTAAATTGAGCATCTACCTTGGACCACCCATTCCTCCCATTCCTGAAAAGGCTGCAAAAATAGACAATACAGTACATTAGGGGGAAAATAAACACAAGTTTAACCCATGCAACAAATTTCCAATTCATGCTAATTTTTGGACCAATTAGGTTGGGAATCATCACATTACAGCCACATATTTAACTGCAACTACAGCTATGTCACCAGGTCACTTACCGTCATTTGTAGCCACTTTCTTCGTCTCTGGTTGGTCTGTGACGACATGACATAACCAGTATAAGTATCTATCATTATACCCACCATCACATTATGAACAGTGCTTTTCAATCTGAAAATGGCTCTTTAACACTGCCTGAAATTGTAATGGTTATGGCTAACAGCAGTAGGCTGCAAAGCCACCAAAACATACAGAACTGGAATATACTCTAATTTGCCAGATTCTGTGCACCTAGCTTAAACCAATGCAGTCCAATTCAACATTCCTGCAATACCTCCCTGAAGGTTATACTGGTTGAAACTGCTCAAAAAGGTGTTGGCTGTTGGCTAGGTATACCTGATAAACTGGAAACTCACAATGAtgctgattttaattatatACTTTATACTTGACTGTTTATCAAAGGAAAACTAAAACCAAAAATGGCTCATCCTGTTCAGAATAAAAATCCCAATCTCCCACCCTTAGATTCTTAAATTAAATCATGATATCACATATTTGTTCCCCAGATTTCATGGCCTGGTACTGATTTGAAACAATTGAGGACACAGTGAAAATATCCAACTCTTAACACATGCAATAATTAACATACTGCATTGGCTAAAATTGAAATCATTAATATGAAAATAAACTGTTCATACGGTTAGTAGTAATATACAGAATGTTTCGACTTATAAATGAGAATGCACATTGATATTACAACAAATATTACTGTAGATTTAGTTGAGCTAACAACATTTCTAGGCAATGCGATTTAGaagcttaaaaaaacacagGCAAGCATTAACTATCAAGACTTGCATTGAATCGATTTGAGCCACTGACCGATATTCAGGTTAGGCATGGGAAAATACCCACCAGCGTCCTCCAGGGGCCTTTTCTGGCCGCCGTAGCCAAACTCGTTTGTTGGGGGTGCCGCAACGCCATCACCACCGATCTTCGCTGCAATcttaaacacaaaataaataaaaagaaaacaatttaaTAGGATTTCCCGCTGTTCGTGTTTGACGCGTTTGGACAGACACGTTGGCTGCGGCCTACACTTCTGTCCGGAAGTCTGAGCCAACAAAGGAAAGCGAATACTTCCACTTAAACTAACGTTAATCAATTAATATTATTAAACCACAGAAAGCTTGGGTTCCGGTAACTGATTAAAAGTGTTCGATTTAATGTGTACATTCGGCTATGATTGCTTCTATTTTATATCTGTATTCGCCTTCGCCGTGTGTCGTAACGTTAGTCACCGTTAGCTTAGCATTGCCCACCGTGCGGCCGTATGTAGCtaatggcagaaaaagcagcaaaacgCGCTTATTTGCTCCCGAATTCGACGTTATTTTTTACACTAACTTATTATAGTGGTCTTCTTACCTGTCGTGCTCGCTGTAGAGCGTCTTTAAAAGCGTCGTTCATTCCACCGCCGGCGTTAGAGGAAGGGGGAGCCACGCTGCTGTAGTCAGCCATATCTACTGCTCTTCTCCTCTTCGGCGCGACAAGATGGCCGGTTACATTCACGGGATGTCGACAGGAAAACTCGCGGTAAAACAAAGTCTCGCGATAACGACCACGGTTCCCTCTGAGACGTAgagtggagtagaagtacagTATAAAGTAGCGGacaatggaaatacttaagCAAAGATCTTCTATACTaaagttaagtaaaagtaccccCAATTGTATTTAAAGGGTAATtctggtatttttcaacctggaccctatttttctatgtttttgtgtctaagtgactaattaCTTTAAAATGACTTACTTCCCACCACTGCCAAGTAGTCGTGCAGGCAGAATTGTCCCTGTCAGagttatattattggattaaaAATACAGATTTTGAATTTTATGGATTGTTAAAATCTACAACAATGCAGCCTTTATTACATGTcgtttagctgacgcttttatccaaagcgacttacaattgctacatatgtcagaggtcgcacgcctctttATCTGCAATGTTACTACAGCCGTCAAATAAATCCTGTGCagtaaagtaggcctacatttcc
This Sander lucioperca isolate FBNREF2018 chromosome 9, SLUC_FBN_1.2, whole genome shotgun sequence DNA region includes the following protein-coding sequences:
- the fubp1 gene encoding far upstream element-binding protein 1 isoform X5, with translation MADYSSVAPPSSNAGGGMNDAFKDALQRARQIAAKIGGDGVAAPPTNEFGYGGQKRPLEDADQPETKKVATNDAFSGMGGMGGPRSISEEFKVPDGMVGFIIGRGGEQISRLQQESGYSGGMPDRSVTLTGGPESIQAAKRLLTEIVEKGRPAPAFNHNDGPGMTVQEIMVPASKAGLVIGKGGETIKSLQERAGVKMVMIQDGPQNTGADKPLRISGEPFKVQQAKEMVMELIRDQGFREQRGEYGSRVGGGGGGGGGGGDSLDVPVPRFAVGIVIGRNGEMIKKIQNDTGVRIQFKPDDGSTPDRIAQIMGPPDQAQHAAEIISDLLRSVQAGGPPGHGGGGRGRGRGQGNWNMGPPGGLQEFTFTVPTMKTGLIIGKGGETIKGISQQSGARIELQRNPPPNADPNIKMFTVRGSPQQIDYARQLVEEKIGGPVTPMGGPHGPHGGPGPHGPPGPPGPPGAPMGPYNPGPYNQGPPGPHGPPAPYQPQGWGNGYPHWQQGQPDPNKAAADANAAAWAAYYAQYSQQPQAPMTPTSGAPGTTQTNGQGDPQAAGQSGQADYSEAWEEYYKKMGQQSQQPQDYTKAWEEYYKKQGQAAPQATAAAAAAASQPGGQPDYSAAWAEYYRQQAAYYGTANPQTMGAAPQAPQVHPR
- the fubp1 gene encoding far upstream element-binding protein 1 isoform X4 → MADYSSVAPPSSNAGGGMNDAFKDALQRARQIAAKIGGDGVAAPPTNEFGYGGQKRPLEDADQPETKKVATNDAFSGMGGMGGPRSISEEFKVPDGMVGFIIGRGGEQISRLQQESGCKIQIAPDSGGMPDRSVTLTGGPESIQAAKRLLTEIVEKGRPAPAFNHNDGPGMTVQEIMVPASKAGLVIGKGGETIKSLQERAGVKMVMIQDGPQNTGADKPLRISGEPFKVQQAKEMVMELIRDQGFREQRGEYGSRVGGGGGGGGGGGDSLDVPVPRFAVGIVIGRNGEMIKKIQNDTGVRIQFKPDDGSTPDRIAQIMGPPDQAQHAAEIISDLLRSVQAGGPPGHGGGGRGRGRGQGNWNMGPPGGLQEFTFTVPTMKTGLIIGKGGETIKGISQQSGARIELQRNPPPNADPNIKMFTVRGSPQQIDYARQLVEEKIGGPVTPMGGPHGPHGGPGPHGPPGPPGPPGAPMGPYNPGPYNQGPPGPHGPPAPYQPQGWGNGYPHWQQGQPDPNKAAADANAAAWAAYYAQYSQQPQAPMTPTSGAPGTTQTNGQGDPQAAGQSGQADYSEAWEEYYKKMGQQSQQPQDYTKAWEEYYKKQGQAAPQATAAAAAAASQPGGQPDYSAAWAEYYRQQAAYYGTANPQTMGAAPQAPQVHPR
- the fubp1 gene encoding far upstream element-binding protein 1 isoform X3 encodes the protein MADYSSVAPPSSNAGGGMNDAFKDALQRARQIAAKIGGDGVAAPPTNEFGYGGQKRPLEDAGGYFPMPNLNIDQPETKKVATNDAFSGMGGMGGPRSISEEFKVPDGMVGFIIGRGGEQISRLQQESGYSGGMPDRSVTLTGGPESIQAAKRLLTEIVEKGRPAPAFNHNDGPGMTVQEIMVPASKAGLVIGKGGETIKSLQERAGVKMVMIQDGPQNTGADKPLRISGEPFKVQQAKEMVMELIRDQGFREQRGEYGSRVGGGGGGGGGGGDSLDVPVPRFAVGIVIGRNGEMIKKIQNDTGVRIQFKPDDGSTPDRIAQIMGPPDQAQHAAEIISDLLRSVQAGGPPGHGGGGRGRGRGQGNWNMGPPGGLQEFTFTVPTMKTGLIIGKGGETIKGISQQSGARIELQRNPPPNADPNIKMFTVRGSPQQIDYARQLVEEKIGGPVTPMGGPHGPHGGPGPHGPPGPPGPPGAPMGPYNPGPYNQGPPGPHGPPAPYQPQGWGNGYPHWQQGQPDPNKAAADANAAAWAAYYAQYSQQPQAPMTPTSGAPGTTQTNGQGDPQAAGQSGQADYSEAWEEYYKKMGQQSQQPQDYTKAWEEYYKKQGQAAPQATAAAAAAASQPGGQPDYSAAWAEYYRQQAAYYGTANPQTMGAAPQAPQVHPR
- the fubp1 gene encoding far upstream element-binding protein 1 isoform X7; translation: MADYSSVAPPSSNAGGGMNDAFKDALQRARQIAAKIGGDGVAAPPTNEFGYGGQKRPLEDAGGYFPMPNLNIDQPETKKVATNDAFSGMGGMGGPRSISEEFKVPDGMVGFIIGRGGEQISRLQQESGCKIQIAPDSGGMPDRSVTLTGGPESIQAAKRLLTEIVEKGRPAPAFNHNDGPGMTVQEIMVPASKAGLVIGKGGETIKSLQERAGVKMVMIQDGPQNTGADKPLRISGEPFKVQQAKEMVMELIRDQGFREQRGEYGSRVGGGGGGGGGGGDSLDVPVPRFAVGIVIGRNGEMIKKIQNDTGVRIQFKPDDGSTPDRIAQIMGPPDQAQHAAEIISDLLRSVQAGGPPGHGGGGRGRGRGQGNWNMGPPGGLQEFTFTVPTMKTGLIIGKGGETIKGISQQSGARIELQRNPPPNADPNIKMFTVRGSPQQIDYARQLVEEKIGGPVTPMGGPHGPHGGPGPHGPPGPPGPPGAPMGPYNPGPYNQGPPGPHGPPAPYQPQGWGNGYPHWQQGQPDPNKAAADANAAAWAAYYAQYSQQPQAPMTPTSGAPGTTQTNGQGQQSQQPQDYTKAWEEYYKKQGQAAPQATAAAAAAASQPGGQPDYSAAWAEYYRQQAAYYGTANPQTMGAAPQAPQGQ
- the fubp1 gene encoding far upstream element-binding protein 1 isoform X1 — its product is MADYSSVAPPSSNAGGGMNDAFKDALQRARQIAAKIGGDGVAAPPTNEFGYGGQKRPLEDAGGYFPMPNLNIDQPETKKVATNDAFSGMGGMGGPRSISEEFKVPDGMVGFIIGRGGEQISRLQQESGCKIQIAPDSGGMPDRSVTLTGGPESIQAAKRLLTEIVEKGRPAPAFNHNDGPGMTVQEIMVPASKAGLVIGKGGETIKSLQERAGVKMVMIQDGPQNTGADKPLRISGEPFKVQQAKEMVMELIRDQGFREQRGEYGSRVGGGGGGGGGGGDSLDVPVPRFAVGIVIGRNGEMIKKIQNDTGVRIQFKPDDGSTPDRIAQIMGPPDQAQHAAEIISDLLRSVQAGGPPGHGGGGRGRGRGQGNWNMGPPGGLQEFTFTVPTMKTGLIIGKGGETIKGISQQSGARIELQRNPPPNADPNIKMFTVRGSPQQIDYARQLVEEKIGGPVTPMGGPHGPHGGPGPHGPPGPPGPPGAPMGPYNPGPYNQGPPGPHGPPAPYQPQGWGNGYPHWQQGQPDPNKAAADANAAAWAAYYAQYSQQPQAPMTPTSGAPGTTQTNGQGDPQAAGQSGQADYSEAWEEYYKKMGQQSQQPQDYTKAWEEYYKKQGQAAPQATAAAAAAASQPGGQPDYSAAWAEYYRQQAAYYGTANPQTMGAAPQAPQVHPR
- the fubp1 gene encoding far upstream element-binding protein 1 isoform X6 gives rise to the protein MADYSSVAPPSSNAGGGMNDAFKDALQRARQIAAKIGGDGVAAPPTNEFGYGGQKRPLEDAGGYFPMPNLNIDQPETKKVATNDAFSGMGGMGGPRSISEEFKVPDGMVGFIIGRGGEQISRLQQESGCKIQIAPDSGGMPDRSVTLTGGPESIQAAKRLLTEIVEKGRPAPAFNHNDGPGMTVQEIMVPASKAGLVIGKGGETIKSLQERAGVKMVMIQDGPQNTGADKPLRISGEPFKVQQAKEMVMELIRDQGFREQRGEYGSRVGGGGGGGGGGGDSLDVPVPRFAVGIVIGRNGEMIKKIQNDTGVRIQFKPDDGSTPDRIAQIMGPPDQAQHAAEIISDLLRSVQAGGPPGHGGGGRGRGRGQGNWNMGPPGGLQEFTFTVPTMKTGLIIGKGGETIKGISQQSGARIELQRNPPPNADPNIKMFTVRGSPQQIDYARQLVEEKIGGPVTPMGGPHGPHGGPGPHGPPGPPGPPGAPMGPYNPGPYNQGPPGPHGPPAPYQPQGWGNGYPHWQQGQPDPNKAAADANAAAWAAYYAQYSQQPQAPMTPTSGAPGTTQTNGQGQQSQQPQDYTKAWEEYYKKQGQAAPQATAAAAAAASQPGGQPDYSAAWAEYYRQQAAYYGTANPQTMGAAPQAPQVHPR
- the fubp1 gene encoding far upstream element-binding protein 1 isoform X2, whose product is MADYSSVAPPSSNAGGGMNDAFKDALQRARQIAAKIGGDGVAAPPTNEFGYGGQKRPLEDAGGYFPMPNLNIDQPETKKVATNDAFSGMGGMGGPRSISEEFKVPDGMVGFIIGRGGEQISRLQQESGCKIQIAPDSGGMPDRSVTLTGGPESIQAAKRLLTEIVEKGRPAPAFNHNDGPGMTVQEIMVPASKAGLVIGKGGETIKSLQERAGVKMVMIQDGPQNTGADKPLRISGEPFKVQQAKEMVMELIRDQGFREQRGEYGSRVGGGGGGGGGGGDSLDVPVPRFAVGIVIGRNGEMIKKIQNDTGVRIQFKPDDGSTPDRIAQIMGPPDQAQHAAEIISDLLRSVQAGGPPGHGGGGRGRGRGQGNWNMGPPGGLQEFTFTVPTMKTGLIIGKGGETIKGISQQSGARIELQRNPPPNADPNIKMFTVRGSPQQIDYARQLVEEKIGGPVTPMGGPHGPHGGPGPHGPPGPPGPPGAPMGPYNPGPYNQGPPGPHGPPAPYQPQGWGNGYPHWQQGQPDPNKAAADANAAAWAAYYAQYSQQPQAPMTPTSGAPGTTQTNGQGDPQAAGQSGQADYSEAWEEYYKKMGQQSQQPQDYTKAWEEYYKKQGQAAPQATAAAAAAASQPGGQPDYSAAWAEYYRQQAAYYGTANPQTMGAAPQAPQGQ
- the fubp1 gene encoding far upstream element-binding protein 1 isoform X8, which translates into the protein MADYSSVAPPSSNAGGGMNDAFKDALQRARQIAAKIGGDGVAAPPTNEFGYGGQKRPLEDADQPETKKVATNDAFSGMGGMGGPRSISEEFKVPDGMVGFIIGRGGEQISRLQQESGCKIQIAPDSGGMPDRSVTLTGGPESIQAAKRLLTEIVEKGRPAPAFNHNDGPGMTVQEIMVPASKAGLVIGKGGETIKSLQERAGVKMVMIQDGPQNTGADKPLRISGEPFKVQQAKEMVMELIRDQGFREQRGEYGSRVGGGGGGGGGGGDSLDVPVPRFAVGIVIGRNGEMIKKIQNDTGVRIQFKPDDGSTPDRIAQIMGPPDQAQHAAEIISDLLRSVQAGGPPGHGGGGRGRGRGQGNWNMGPPGGLQEFTFTVPTMKTGLIIGKGGETIKGISQQSGARIELQRNPPPNADPNIKMFTVRGSPQQIDYARQLVEEKIGGPVTPMGGPHGPHGGPGPHGPPGPPGPPGAPMGPYNPGPYNQGPPGPHGPPAPYQPQGWGNGYPHWQQGQPDPNKAAADANAAAWAAYYAQYSQQPQAPMTPTSGAPGTTQTNGQGQQSQQPQDYTKAWEEYYKKQGQAAPQATAAAAAAASQPGGQPDYSAAWAEYYRQQAAYYGTANPQTMGAAPQAPQVHPR